CTTCAAGCACTTAAATCCTAATTTTTCCAATTCTTCCACAAAATAGTAAACTCTTTTTTTGTAAATTTCTGATAATTCAGTCGTGTCTAAACAGTAATCTAATGCTGCAATTGCTCCATATTGTGACAATGTCGAAGCACTTGTAACTGTATATTGGCTAATTTTTTTCACTTGTGACTGTAAATTTTCACTAGCAATCGTATAACCTAATCTGTATCCTGTCATCGAATGTGATTTTGAAAAACCATTAACAACTATCAATTGTTCCTTCAAAATATCGCTATATTTTGCAAACGAAGTGAATTTTTCAAATGCAATTTGAGCATAAATTTCATCACTCAAAAGATAAATTTCTTTATCCTTCAAAAATTCAACAATTTTTATCATTTCTTCTTCTGGAAGCGTTATTCCTGAAGGATTATTTGGATAAGTCAAAATTATTAATTTAGTTTTTTCTGTAACATATTTTTCCAAGATTTTTTCAGTCAAAACAAAATTATTTTCTTCTAAATCCATAAAAATTGTTTTAGCTTGTGAAACTGTAATTAATGGCTCATACCCAACATATGCTGGTGTTGGAATAAGAACTTCATCCCCTTTTGCCAAAATTGTTTTAAGCGTAGAAGACAATCCTTCAGTTGAACCAACTGTAACTAAAACATTATCTTTTTTATAATTTCCACCAAAAGTTTCATTATAGAATTTTGCAATTTTTTCTCTTAATTCTGGAATCCCACCTACTGGCGAATATTTTATAGGACTATTTAACGCATGATACGCAACTGCTTCTTTCACCTTTTGCGGTGCATCTGTATCTGGCTCTCCAATTGTCATATTTATAACATTTTTATAAGCCGACAATCTTTCGTGAATTTTTCTTATATCTGATATTTCTATTCCTTTTATTATTGGATCTATGTACATTTATTTACTTCCTTTCTTTTTTATTTCTATATTTTATTTTTTATAAAATAGACTTGATTTTTGAAAAAATAAATTTATTGTAAATCAAATTTTTTTATTTTTTCTAAATTTTGTTTGTATTCATTAATATTTTTAGATTTTATCACATTTTCATTATAATTTTCCAAAGCCTCTATTATATATGAAAGTTTTTCATATTTATTTTGTTTCATGTTTGGATAAACAGTTGAAAAATAATCTAGTGCTTTTAAGAAATTTTTAGTATTTAAATAATTAGTTATAATATATAATTCTGCATCCATTATGTATTCTTTTTTTAAATCTGAACCTAAATATGTATAAAATTTAGTATTAGATAAATTTTTATATTTTTTTATAGCTATTTCAAAACTTTCTGTTGACTTTAAAAAATTTTTTTCTTTTCTATATTTCATTCCTGCCTGATAATATGTTTCAGGAAAATCTGGAAATAATGAAGTCAGCTGTCTTCGAATTTTTTCAGTTTCATTTTTATTTCCTATTTCCTCATAGGAATCTGACAAATTATTATACGCCATCGGATATTCAGAATTAATCTTTATTGCTTGTTTGTAATATTCAATCGCTTGTTTTGGATTATCGTTCAAATATTGCTCATAATAACCTAAATAAAAATATGCCAAATAATTATTTTTATCTTCTTTTATAGACCTCAAAAGTAAATCTTTCATTTTTTCTTCATCACTATAAAAATATTTTATACTTTCCAAAAAAGTATTTTTTGATTTTTCATTTATTTTTACCTTACTTATTTCATTAAATTCCTTTTTAGACAACTCTATTACTTCTTTTATTGCATCTTGATTTGTTTCATCTTTTTTTACATTTTTTATACCTTTTTCACTTTGAATATTTATCACTTTAGCATTATTAACTTTTTGCTTAAAATAATCTCCTACTTTTTTATCATCAGTGATTACTACAACATCAGAAAATACATTAAGACTTAAAAATGCTAATAAAATTACTAGTGTTCTTTTTACCAATATTTCCTTCCTTTCTAAATAAAAAAATTATTTTTATAATTTTTTTAATTATAACATATTTTCATTTATATTTCTAATTTTATGATAAAAAAATTAAGTGCCACACATGGCACTCAAAAAATTATTTTTACTAGTCAAAAAAAATTTTTAAAGTTATTAATAATTTTTATAATCTTAAGATATAATAAGATTTAATAGAATACAAGATAATAATTTTTTAAATTACTATTATTTCTTTTTAATCCAATATCTAGCCACAA
This genomic stretch from Leptotrichia sp. oral taxon 218 harbors:
- a CDS encoding pyridoxal phosphate-dependent aminotransferase, with the translated sequence MYIDPIIKGIEISDIRKIHERLSAYKNVINMTIGEPDTDAPQKVKEAVAYHALNSPIKYSPVGGIPELREKIAKFYNETFGGNYKKDNVLVTVGSTEGLSSTLKTILAKGDEVLIPTPAYVGYEPLITVSQAKTIFMDLEENNFVLTEKILEKYVTEKTKLIILTYPNNPSGITLPEEEMIKIVEFLKDKEIYLLSDEIYAQIAFEKFTSFAKYSDILKEQLIVVNGFSKSHSMTGYRLGYTIASENLQSQVKKISQYTVTSASTLSQYGAIAALDYCLDTTELSEIYKKRVYYFVEELEKLGFKCLKPKGAFYVFATYKTIDKFKDADSFDFVLDLLEKTELAIVPGVTFQVEGYLRFSIVHDLPVLEEAIARLKKYIESK
- a CDS encoding M48 family metallopeptidase translates to MVKRTLVILLAFLSLNVFSDVVVITDDKKVGDYFKQKVNNAKVINIQSEKGIKNVKKDETNQDAIKEVIELSKKEFNEISKVKINEKSKNTFLESIKYFYSDEEKMKDLLLRSIKEDKNNYLAYFYLGYYEQYLNDNPKQAIEYYKQAIKINSEYPMAYNNLSDSYEEIGNKNETEKIRRQLTSLFPDFPETYYQAGMKYRKEKNFLKSTESFEIAIKKYKNLSNTKFYTYLGSDLKKEYIMDAELYIITNYLNTKNFLKALDYFSTVYPNMKQNKYEKLSYIIEALENYNENVIKSKNINEYKQNLEKIKKFDLQ